The proteins below are encoded in one region of Halalkalicoccus jeotgali B3:
- the artA gene encoding archaeosortase A encodes MLPDLTPITDTLVWIVMGGFVAGIAVDRRDRPSARSVTALAWAGFALFWLLMVPFFVFEHRSIVEAVLAAVAVPACGYVAYRLHGGRDSLLILSRAVGVMGLIYLPFGAIPLFHDTLIEIVANQTHAGLQLLGSTPAFETDEAGLRNTFAFTLDSGREYSTRIVFACTGIGSMAIFGGLIAAVRAPIERRLAALVVAVSTIWVLNIGRNVFIAYSIGHQLFDQAALAGPVMWLFGVEDPIRVSFFVADRILSQGLAVVALLAIAWVVVKVLPELYVIVEDLVYLVTGEEYDLARGRGR; translated from the coding sequence ATGCTCCCCGACCTGACACCGATAACCGACACCCTCGTCTGGATCGTCATGGGCGGGTTCGTCGCGGGGATCGCAGTCGACCGGCGCGACCGCCCGAGCGCGCGGTCGGTCACGGCCCTCGCATGGGCCGGGTTCGCGCTGTTCTGGCTGTTGATGGTCCCGTTTTTCGTCTTCGAGCACCGCAGCATCGTCGAGGCGGTCCTCGCGGCGGTCGCCGTCCCGGCCTGTGGCTACGTCGCCTACCGACTCCACGGGGGGCGGGATTCGCTGTTGATCCTCTCGCGGGCGGTCGGCGTCATGGGGCTGATCTACCTCCCCTTCGGCGCGATCCCGCTCTTTCACGACACGCTCATCGAGATCGTCGCGAACCAGACCCACGCCGGCCTCCAGTTGCTCGGATCGACGCCCGCCTTCGAGACCGACGAGGCGGGCCTGCGAAACACCTTCGCGTTCACCCTCGATTCGGGCCGGGAGTACTCGACGCGGATCGTCTTCGCCTGTACGGGCATCGGCAGCATGGCCATCTTCGGCGGGCTGATCGCGGCGGTTCGAGCCCCCATCGAGCGCCGCCTCGCCGCGCTCGTGGTCGCGGTCTCGACCATCTGGGTGCTCAACATCGGACGCAACGTCTTCATCGCCTACTCGATCGGCCACCAGCTGTTCGACCAGGCGGCGCTCGCCGGTCCCGTGATGTGGCTGTTCGGGGTCGAGGACCCGATCCGGGTGTCGTTTTTCGTCGCCGACCGGATCCTCTCACAGGGGCTTGCGGTGGTCGCGTTGCTGGCTATCGCGTGGGTCGTCGTGAAGGTGCTTCCCGAACTGTACGTGATCGTCGAGGACCTGGTCTACCTCGTTACCGGCGAGGAGTACGACCTCGCTCGTGGGCGCGGGCGATGA
- a CDS encoding DUF7504 family protein → MPREHGADGSAYEETTALVQELDALKQHGSNLLVVGSRMPDAHEAACRQFLGETSAQARRRLFVRADPCGPDPTRLSAGCEDPSRCSVVRYEATSRSVSSDSSSPFPESVPERSVEEGLGSLGLAISEAITEFEATSSGLSAAELRLCFDSLTPLVSEYDPESLFRFLHLLTHRVRSVDGMAHYHLTTERSNRTVALLEPLFDAVIELCLRGDTLYQRWYLRDSGMTTGWLQL, encoded by the coding sequence ATGCCACGAGAGCACGGCGCCGATGGATCGGCATACGAGGAGACGACGGCGCTCGTTCAGGAACTCGACGCGCTCAAACAGCACGGTTCGAACCTCCTCGTCGTCGGTTCGCGGATGCCTGACGCCCACGAGGCGGCCTGTCGACAGTTCCTCGGCGAGACCTCCGCGCAGGCGCGTCGCCGCCTGTTCGTCCGTGCGGACCCCTGTGGGCCCGACCCGACCCGTCTGTCGGCCGGCTGTGAGGACCCCTCGCGCTGTTCGGTCGTCCGATACGAGGCGACCAGCCGCAGCGTCTCCTCGGACTCGTCGTCTCCGTTCCCCGAGTCGGTCCCCGAACGGTCCGTCGAGGAGGGACTCGGATCGCTCGGACTCGCGATCTCGGAGGCCATCACGGAGTTCGAGGCGACAAGCAGCGGGCTCTCGGCGGCGGAACTCAGGCTCTGTTTCGACTCACTTACACCCCTGGTTTCGGAGTACGACCCCGAATCGCTCTTTCGGTTCTTACACCTGCTGACCCATCGCGTTCGCTCGGTCGACGGGATGGCCCACTACCACCTCACGACCGAGCGCTCGAACCGGACGGTCGCGCTGCTCGAACCGCTGTTCGACGCGGTGATCGAACTCTGCCTGCGCGGGGACACCCTCTATCAGCGCTGGTACCTGCGCGATAGCGGGATGACGACCGGTTGGCTGCAGTTGTAG
- a CDS encoding DUF7503 family protein, with amino-acid sequence MSEDNLKTYLANHPRMTGVLFTLLLLLTQAGNAAAGGAYVTAGP; translated from the coding sequence ATGTCGGAAGACAACCTCAAAACGTACCTGGCGAACCACCCACGAATGACCGGTGTCCTGTTTACCCTCCTGCTGTTGCTGACGCAGGCCGGGAACGCGGCAGCGGGCGGGGCCTACGTTACCGCAGGGCCCTGA